In Escherichia ruysiae, a genomic segment contains:
- the ydfG gene encoding bifunctional NADP-dependent 3-hydroxy acid dehydrogenase/3-hydroxypropionate dehydrogenase YdfG: MIVLVTGATAGFGECITRRFIQQGHKVIATGRRQERLQELKDELGDNLYIAQLDVRNRAAIEEMLTSLPAEWRNIDILVNNAGLALGMEPAHKASVEDWETMIDTNNKGLVYMTRAVLPGMVERNHGHIINIGSTAGSWPYAGGNVYGATKAFVRQFSLNLRTDLHGTAVRVTDIEPGLVGGTEFSNVRFKGDDDKAEKTYQNTVALTPEDVSEAVWWVATLPAHVNINTLEMMPVTQSYAGLNVHRH; encoded by the coding sequence ATGATCGTTTTAGTAACTGGAGCAACGGCAGGTTTTGGTGAATGCATTACACGTCGTTTTATTCAACAAGGGCATAAAGTTATCGCCACTGGCCGTCGCCAGGAACGGTTGCAGGAGTTAAAAGACGAACTGGGAGATAATTTGTATATCGCCCAACTGGACGTTCGCAACCGCGCCGCCATTGAAGAGATGCTGACTTCGCTTCCTGCCGAGTGGCGTAATATCGATATTCTGGTAAACAATGCTGGACTGGCGCTGGGTATGGAACCTGCACATAAAGCCAGCGTTGAAGACTGGGAAACTATGATTGATACCAACAACAAAGGCCTGGTGTATATGACCCGCGCTGTCCTGCCTGGCATGGTCGAGCGTAATCATGGTCATATTATTAACATTGGCTCAACGGCGGGTAGCTGGCCGTATGCTGGTGGTAACGTTTATGGCGCGACAAAAGCGTTTGTTCGTCAGTTCAGCCTGAATCTGCGCACTGACTTGCATGGTACGGCAGTACGTGTCACCGACATCGAACCGGGGCTGGTGGGTGGCACCGAGTTTTCCAATGTTCGCTTTAAAGGTGACGACGATAAAGCGGAAAAAACCTATCAAAACACCGTTGCGCTGACGCCAGAAGATGTCAGCGAAGCAGTCTGGTGGGTTGCTACACTCCCTGCTCACGTCAACATCAACACACTGGAAATGATGCCGGTTACCCAAAGCTATGCCGGACTGAATGTCCATCGCCATTAA
- the dcp gene encoding peptidyl-dipeptidase Dcp has protein sequence MSTTNPFLTQSTLPYMAPHFDQIENQHYRPAFDEGMRQKRIEIEAIALNPQTPDFTNTILALEKSGELLTRVTSVFFAMTSAHTNDELQRLDEQFSAELAELANDIYLNGELFARVDAVWQRRETLGLDSESVRLVEVIHQRFVLAGAKLEDADKEKLKVLNTEAATLTSQFNQRLLAANKSGGLVVDDVSQLAGMSEQEIALAAEAAREKGLENKWLIPLLNTTQQPALAELSDRSTREKLFTAGWTRAEKNDGNDTRSIIQRLVEIRAQQAKLLGFPHYAAWKIADQMAKTPEAALNFMREIVPAARQRASDELASIQAVIDNQQGGFSAQPWDWAFYAEQVRREKFCLDEAQFKPYFELNTVLNEGVFWTANQLFGIKFVERFDIPVYHPDVRVWEIFDHNGVGLALFYGDFFARDSKSGGAWMGNFVEQSTLNETRPVIYNVCNYQKPAADEPALLLWDDVITLFHEFGHTLHGLFACQRYATLSGTNTPRDFVEFPSQINEHWAMHPQVFARYARHYQSGKAMPEELQQKMRNSSLFNKGYEMSELLSAALLDMRWHCLQEHEAMQDVNDFELRALVAENMDLPAIPPRYRSSYFAHIFGGGYAAGYYAYLWTQMLADDGYQWFVEQGGLTRENGQRFREAILSRGNSEDLERLYRQWRGKAPQIAPMLQHRGLNV, from the coding sequence ATGTCAACGACGAATCCTTTCCTTACGCAGAGCACTCTGCCGTATATGGCTCCTCATTTTGATCAGATTGAAAATCAACACTATCGCCCGGCATTCGATGAGGGGATGCGGCAAAAGCGGATTGAGATAGAGGCGATAGCTTTAAACCCGCAGACGCCCGATTTTACTAACACTATTCTGGCTCTCGAAAAGAGCGGGGAGTTACTCACTCGCGTTACCAGCGTCTTCTTTGCCATGACCTCGGCGCATACTAATGATGAATTACAGCGTCTCGATGAACAGTTCTCGGCGGAACTGGCGGAACTGGCTAATGATATCTACCTGAATGGCGAATTATTCGCGCGGGTAGATGCTGTCTGGCAGCGGCGTGAAACGCTGGGCCTTGATAGTGAATCTGTTCGTTTGGTAGAAGTTATTCATCAGCGTTTTGTTCTTGCCGGTGCCAAACTTGAAGATGCCGATAAAGAAAAATTAAAAGTGCTGAACACAGAAGCCGCTACCCTGACCAGTCAGTTTAACCAGCGGTTATTAGCTGCGAACAAATCCGGAGGGCTGGTGGTTGACGATGTTTCGCAACTGGCAGGCATGAGTGAGCAAGAAATTGCGCTGGCGGCAGAGGCGGCTCGCGAGAAAGGTCTGGAAAACAAATGGCTCATCCCATTGCTGAATACCACGCAACAACCGGCGCTTGCGGAACTCAGCGATCGTTCTACACGTGAAAAACTGTTCACTGCGGGGTGGACACGCGCGGAAAAAAACGATGGCAATGATACTCGTTCCATCATTCAACGGCTGGTGGAGATCCGCGCCCAACAGGCCAAATTACTTGGCTTCCCTCATTATGCCGCGTGGAAAATTGCCGATCAGATGGCAAAAACACCAGAAGCAGCACTCAATTTTATGCGGGAAATTGTTCCGGCGGCGCGTCAACGTGCGAGCGATGAATTAGCGTCTATACAGGCGGTTATCGATAATCAGCAGGGCGGGTTTAGCGCGCAGCCGTGGGACTGGGCATTTTATGCTGAACAGGTGCGGCGGGAGAAATTCTGTCTTGATGAAGCGCAGTTCAAACCTTATTTCGAATTAAACACAGTGTTGAATGAAGGTGTATTCTGGACTGCGAATCAGCTCTTCGGTATTAAGTTTGTCGAACGTTTTGATATTCCTGTTTACCATCCTGATGTCCGCGTATGGGAAATTTTTGATCATAATGGCGTGGGGCTGGCGTTATTTTACGGTGATTTCTTCGCCCGTGACTCAAAAAGCGGCGGCGCATGGATGGGGAATTTTGTAGAACAATCTACGCTTAATGAAACACGCCCGGTAATCTATAACGTTTGTAATTATCAGAAACCGGCGGCAGACGAACCCGCATTGTTGCTGTGGGACGATGTTATTACATTATTCCATGAGTTTGGGCATACGTTGCACGGTCTGTTTGCCTGCCAGCGTTATGCCACGCTTTCTGGCACCAATACACCACGCGATTTTGTCGAATTTCCTTCGCAAATCAACGAGCATTGGGCAATGCATCCGCAGGTATTCGCGCGCTACGCCCGGCATTATCAGAGCGGGAAAGCAATGCCGGAAGAGTTACAACAAAAAATGCGTAATTCCAGCCTGTTCAATAAAGGTTATGAGATGAGCGAATTGCTTAGCGCCGCACTTCTTGATATGCGCTGGCACTGTCTGCAAGAGCATGAAGCGATGCAGGATGTGAATGATTTCGAACTGCGGGCGCTGGTGGCGGAAAATATGGATCTTCCCGCCATACCGCCACGTTATCGCAGCAGTTATTTCGCCCACATTTTTGGTGGCGGATATGCGGCGGGATATTACGCCTATTTGTGGACGCAAATGCTGGCAGACGACGGTTATCAATGGTTTGTCGAGCAGGGCGGCTTAACGCGTGAGAATGGGCAACGTTTTCGCGAGGCGATTCTTTCCAGAGGCAACAGCGAAGATTTAGAACGTTTGTATCGTCAATGGCGCGGTAAGGCACCACAGATTGCGCCGATGTTGCAACATCGTGGACTGAACGTCTAA
- a CDS encoding 2-oxo-tetronate isomerase, which produces MNINSNKIVQLADSDTIENLTSALSQRLIADQLRLTTSESCTGGKLACALCAAEDTPKFYGAGFVTFTDQAKMKILGVSQQSLEKYTAVSEKIAAEMATGAKERADVDISIAITGYGGPEGGQDGTPAGTVWFAWNIKGNTHTAVMHFDGDCETVLALAVRFALAQLLKLLE; this is translated from the coding sequence ATGAACATTAATAGCAATAAAATTGTACAACTTGCAGATAGCGATACTATTGAAAACCTGACATCCGCGTTGAGCCAAAGACTTATCGCTGATCAATTACGCTTAACTACCTCCGAATCATGCACTGGCGGTAAGTTGGCTTGCGCGCTGTGTGCTGCTGAAGACACACCAAAGTTTTACGGCGCAGGCTTTGTCACTTTTACCGATCAAGCCAAAATGAAAATCCTTGGCGTCAGTCAGCAATCTCTTGAGAAATATACGGCGGTGAGCGAGAAGATAGCGGCAGAAATGGCAACTGGCGCCAAAGAGCGCGCAGATGTCGATATTAGTATTGCCATTACCGGCTACGGTGGGCCTGAAGGTGGGCAGGATGGTACGCCCGCAGGCACAGTCTGGTTCGCATGGAATATAAAAGGAAATACGCATACTGCGGTTATGCATTTTGATGGTGATTGCGAAACAGTATTAGCATTGGCGGTTCGATTTGCACTGGCGCAGCTTTTGAAATTACTGGAATGA
- the ydeI gene encoding YdeI family stress tolerance OB fold protein has protein sequence MKFQAIVLAGFLVMPYALADDQGGLKQDAAPPPPHAIEDGYRGTDDAKKMTVDFAKTMHDGASVSLRGNLISHKGKDRYVFRDKSGEINVVIPAAVFDGRQVQPDQMINISGSLDKKSTPAVVRVTHLQK, from the coding sequence ATGAAATTTCAGGCCATTGTATTAGCAGGTTTTCTTGTCATGCCTTATGCGTTGGCAGATGATCAGGGAGGTTTAAAACAGGATGCTGCGCCACCACCGCCACATGCAATAGAAGACGGCTATCGCGGAACTGATGATGCAAAAAAAATGACCGTTGATTTTGCGAAAACTATGCATGATGGTGCCTCAGTTTCATTACGTGGTAATTTGATTTCCCACAAGGGTAAAGACCGTTACGTTTTTCGTGATAAGAGCGGTGAGATTAATGTTGTTATTCCTGCTGCCGTCTTTGATGGACGACAAGTTCAGCCTGACCAGATGATCAACATTAGCGGGAGTCTGGATAAGAAAAGCACTCCAGCCGTCGTTCGGGTCACACATCTGCAGAAATAG
- the dgcZ gene encoding diguanylate cyclase DgcZ, giving the protein MIKKTTEIDAILLNLNKAIDAHYQWLVSMFHSVVARDASKPEITDSHSYGLCQFGRWIDHLGPLDNDELPYVRLMDSAHQHMHNCGRELMLAIVENRWQDAHFDEFQEGLLSFTAALTDYKIYLLTIRSNMDVLTGLPGRRVLDESFDHQLRNAEPLNLYLMLLDIDRFKLVNDTYGHLIGDVVLRTLATYLSTWTRDYETVYRYGGEEFIIIVKAANDEDACRAGVRICQRVDNHAIAYSEGHINITVTAGVSRAFPEEPLDVVIGRADRAMYEGKQTGRNRCMFIDEQNVITRV; this is encoded by the coding sequence ATGATCAAGAAGACAACGGAAATCGATGCCATCTTGCTAAATCTCAATAAGGCTATCGATGCCCATTATCAGTGGCTGGTGAGTATGTTTCACAGCGTGGTCGCGAGAGATGCCAGTAAGCCAGAAATTACGGATAGCCATTCTTATGGACTGTGCCAGTTTGGTCGCTGGATTGATCATCTGGGGCCACTCGATAACGATGAATTACCTTACGTTCGGCTAATGGATTCTGCCCATCAACATATGCATAACTGTGGTCGGGAATTAATGTTGGCTATTGTCGAAAATCGCTGGCAGGACGCTCATTTTGATGAATTTCAGGAAGGGTTACTTTCTTTTACGGCAGCATTAACAGATTACAAAATTTATTTGCTGACGATTCGTAGCAATATGGATGTTCTGACTGGATTACCTGGCCGTCGGGTTCTTGATGAATCCTTTGATCATCAATTACGTAATGCTGAACCACTGAATCTCTATTTAATGCTGCTGGATATAGACCGATTTAAATTGGTTAATGATACCTACGGGCATTTAATCGGTGATGTGGTATTACGCACCCTGGCAACTTACTTATCTACCTGGACGCGTGATTACGAAACGGTTTATCGCTATGGTGGCGAAGAATTTATCATCATTGTCAAAGCTGCTAATGATGAAGATGCATGTCGTGCCGGAGTACGTATTTGCCAGCGAGTCGATAACCATGCAATCGCATATTCTGAAGGGCATATCAACATAACCGTGACCGCAGGTGTGAGCCGCGCATTTCCTGAAGAACCGCTGGATGTGGTCATCGGAAGAGCAGACCGGGCAATGTATGAGGGTAAGCAAACTGGAAGAAATCGCTGCATGTTTATTGACGAACAAAACGTGATTACCCGAGTTTAA
- the mgtS gene encoding protein MgtS, with protein sequence MLGNMNVFIAVLGVILFSGFLAAYFSHKWDD encoded by the coding sequence ATGCTGGGTAATATGAATGTTTTTATAGCCGTATTGGGAGTAATTTTATTTTCTGGCTTTCTGGCCGCGTATTTCAGCCACAAATGGGATGACTAA
- the ftrA gene encoding transcriptional regulator FtrA, translating into MPTLQRPLVVVLAYDGLCTFEFGVAVEIFGLPRPELGDNWYRFAVAAVEPGALQATGGIHVVADGGLELLTEADMIIIPGWRGIDATVPEMLCQALREAHQRGTRLVSICSGVFVLAAAGLLHQRKATTHWRYTEQLQHRYPSIHVSDNVLYQDEGQVITSAGSAAGIDLCLHIVRKDYGHEIANNVARRLVIQPHRHGEQPQNLTRPMASPRESHTLGALFDFLQQNLAQTHTVASLAGRVNMSQRTFLRRFVALTGMTPARWLLNERLIRVEDYLQNSSFSIDKIADLTGFGNSSLLRHHFHQRFLLSPSQYRKNSRSSSH; encoded by the coding sequence ATGCCAACATTGCAGCGCCCGCTGGTTGTTGTATTGGCTTATGACGGACTATGCACTTTCGAATTTGGTGTAGCCGTTGAAATCTTCGGCCTGCCGCGACCGGAACTGGGCGATAACTGGTATCGGTTTGCTGTTGCTGCGGTAGAACCCGGTGCGCTGCAAGCTACTGGCGGGATCCACGTAGTTGCGGATGGCGGGCTGGAGCTACTGACTGAAGCCGATATGATTATTATTCCAGGCTGGCGCGGTATAGATGCAACAGTACCAGAAATGCTATGCCAGGCGTTGCGCGAAGCACATCAACGCGGTACTCGCCTGGTTTCGATATGCTCGGGCGTATTTGTCCTTGCCGCCGCTGGCCTTCTTCACCAGCGAAAAGCAACCACCCACTGGCGCTACACTGAACAACTCCAGCATCGTTACCCTTCAATTCACGTAAGTGACAATGTGTTATATCAGGATGAAGGACAAGTGATAACCTCCGCCGGAAGCGCAGCGGGGATCGATCTGTGCTTACATATCGTGCGCAAAGATTATGGTCACGAAATTGCTAATAATGTCGCCCGGCGGTTAGTCATTCAGCCGCATCGCCACGGTGAGCAACCACAAAACCTGACACGACCGATGGCTTCGCCGCGTGAAAGCCATACGTTAGGCGCATTATTCGACTTTTTACAGCAAAATCTGGCACAAACGCATACCGTTGCCTCTCTCGCCGGACGAGTGAATATGAGTCAACGTACTTTTTTAAGACGCTTTGTCGCCTTAACGGGTATGACACCCGCCCGCTGGCTTCTCAATGAGCGATTAATACGAGTGGAAGATTATCTGCAAAATTCGTCGTTTAGCATCGATAAAATTGCAGATCTGACGGGGTTTGGTAATTCATCTTTACTGCGTCATCATTTTCACCAGCGTTTTTTATTATCCCCTTCACAATATCGGAAAAACAGCCGTTCCTCATCACATTAA
- a CDS encoding rhodanese-like domain-containing protein codes for MRYVTEFTAAKPDVAEAHFLMRLSVETDCADVHDSLAYIGDDFVLLHVVGREEDFAHRHIPGAIHLPHKQMTEERMAQWPEDTLFVVYCAGPHCNGADRAALKLARLGRPVKIMIGGVTGWEDEGYAFATGK; via the coding sequence ATGCGTTATGTCACTGAATTTACCGCAGCGAAACCGGACGTTGCCGAAGCGCATTTTCTCATGCGTTTGAGTGTTGAAACGGATTGCGCCGATGTTCATGACTCGCTGGCCTACATTGGCGATGATTTCGTTTTGCTGCATGTGGTCGGACGTGAAGAGGATTTCGCTCATCGGCATATCCCAGGCGCAATTCATCTGCCCCATAAGCAAATGACCGAAGAGAGAATGGCTCAATGGCCGGAAGATACTCTGTTTGTGGTGTATTGCGCGGGGCCACATTGTAACGGCGCAGACCGCGCGGCACTCAAACTGGCTCGGTTAGGAAGGCCAGTTAAAATCATGATCGGCGGGGTAACCGGCTGGGAAGATGAAGGCTACGCCTTTGCAACAGGAAAATAA
- the ydeE gene encoding efflux MFS transporter YdeE, with protein sequence MNLSLRRSTSALLASSLLLTIGRGATLPFMTIYLSRQYGLGVDLIGYAMTIALTIGVVFSLGFGILADKFDKKRYMLLAITAFASGFIAIPLVDNVTLVVLFFALINCAYSVFATVLKAWFADNLSSASKTKIFSINYTMLNIGWTIGPPLGTLLVMQSINLPFWLAAICSAFPVLFIQIWVKRSEKIIATETGSVWSPKVLLQDKALLWFTCSAFLASFVSGAFASCISQYVMVIADGDFAEKVVAVVLPVNAAMVVTLQYSVGRRINPSNIRVLMTVGTLCFVVGLVGFIFSGNSLLLWGISAAVFTLGEIIYAPGEYMLIDHIAPPGMKASYFSAQSLGWLGAAINPLVSGVVLTRLPPSSLFVILALAIIAAWVLMLKGIHARPWGQPVLC encoded by the coding sequence ATGAACTTATCTCTGCGACGCTCTACCAGCGCCCTTCTTGCCTCGTCGTTGTTATTAACCATCGGACGCGGCGCTACGCTGCCGTTTATGACTATTTATTTGAGTCGCCAGTACGGTCTGGGTGTCGATTTGATTGGTTATGCGATGACAATTGCGCTCACTATCGGCGTCGTTTTCAGCCTCGGATTTGGCATTCTGGCGGATAAGTTTGACAAGAAACGTTATATGTTACTGGCAATTACCGCCTTCGCCAGCGGCTTTATCGCCATTCCCCTGGTGGACAACGTGACGCTTGTGGTGCTGTTCTTCGCGCTCATCAACTGCGCGTATTCCGTTTTTGCTACCGTGTTGAAGGCCTGGTTTGCCGATAATCTTTCCTCTGCCAGTAAAACGAAGATCTTCTCGATCAACTACACCATGCTCAACATTGGCTGGACCATCGGCCCACCGCTCGGCACGCTGTTGGTGATGCAAAGTATCAATCTGCCCTTTTGGCTGGCAGCCATCTGTTCTGCGTTTCCTGTGCTTTTCATTCAAATTTGGGTGAAACGCAGCGAGAAAATCATCGCCACAGAGACAGGCAGCGTCTGGTCTCCAAAGGTTTTGTTACAGGATAAAGCTCTGCTGTGGTTCACCTGCTCAGCCTTTCTGGCCTCTTTCGTGAGCGGAGCGTTTGCCTCGTGCATTTCACAATACGTGATGGTGATTGCTGATGGTGATTTTGCCGAAAAGGTGGTCGCGGTTGTTCTTCCGGTTAATGCTGCGATGGTAGTTACGTTGCAATATTCCGTGGGCCGGCGCATTAATCCGAGCAACATCCGCGTGCTAATGACGGTCGGCACCCTCTGCTTTGTCGTCGGTCTGGTCGGGTTTATCTTTTCGGGCAACAGCCTGCTACTTTGGGGAATTTCAGCCGCCGTGTTTACTCTTGGCGAAATCATTTATGCCCCTGGTGAATATATGTTGATTGACCATATTGCACCGCCAGGGATGAAAGCCAGCTATTTTTCCGCCCAGTCTTTAGGCTGGCTTGGTGCAGCGATTAACCCATTAGTGAGTGGCGTCGTGCTCACCCGCCTGCCGCCGTCCTCGCTGTTTGTCATCTTAGCGTTGGCGATCATTGCTGCATGGGTGCTGATGTTAAAAGGCATTCACGCAAGACCCTGGGGGCAGCCGGTTCTTTGTTGA
- the eamA gene encoding O-acetylserine/cysteine exporter: protein MSRKDGLLALLVVVVWGLNFVVIKVGLHNMPPLMLAGLRFMLVAFPAIFFIARPKVPLNLLLGYGLTISFAQFAFLFCAINFGMPAGLASLVLQAQAFFTIVLGAFTFGERLHGKQLAGIALAIFGVLVLIEGSLNGQHVAMLGFMLTLAAAFSWACGNIFNKKIMSHSSRPAVMSLVVWSALIPILPFFVASLILDGSATMIHSLVTIDVTTILSLMYLAFVATIVGYGLWGTLLGRYETWRVAPLSLLVPVVGLASAALLLDERLTGLQFFGAVLIMGGLYINVFGLRWRKAVKVRS, encoded by the coding sequence ATGTCGCGAAAAGATGGGTTGTTGGCGCTACTGGTAGTGGTTGTGTGGGGGCTTAATTTTGTGGTCATCAAAGTGGGGCTTCATAATATGCCACCGCTGATGTTGGCCGGTTTGCGCTTTATGCTGGTGGCCTTCCCGGCAATCTTTTTTATCGCACGACCGAAAGTACCGCTGAATTTGCTGCTGGGGTATGGTTTAACCATCAGTTTTGCGCAGTTTGCCTTTCTCTTCTGCGCCATTAACTTCGGTATGCCAGCAGGTCTGGCCTCGCTGGTTTTACAGGCACAGGCGTTTTTTACGATTGTCCTCGGCGCGTTTACTTTCGGTGAACGACTACATGGCAAGCAACTGGCGGGGATCGCCTTAGCGATATTTGGCGTGCTGGTGTTGATTGAAGGTAGCCTGAACGGTCAGCATGTGGCGATGCTCGGTTTTATGCTGACCCTGGCGGCAGCATTTAGCTGGGCGTGTGGCAACATCTTCAATAAAAAGATCATGTCGCACTCATCGCGCCCGGCAGTGATGTCGCTGGTAGTGTGGAGCGCATTGATCCCGATTCTCCCGTTCTTTGTCGCCTCGCTCATTCTCGATGGTTCCGCAACAATGATTCACAGCCTGGTCACTATCGACGTGACCACCATTTTGTCTCTGATGTATCTGGCGTTTGTGGCGACGATTGTCGGCTATGGGCTCTGGGGTACGCTGCTTGGGCGTTATGAAACCTGGCGCGTGGCACCGTTATCGTTACTTGTCCCGGTAGTCGGTCTGGCAAGTGCGGCGTTATTGTTAGATGAACGATTAACGGGTCTGCAATTTTTCGGTGCGGTGCTGATAATGGGCGGGCTGTATATCAATGTGTTTGGTTTGCGGTGGCGTAAAGCGGTGAAGGTGAGAAGTTAA
- the marB gene encoding multiple antibiotic resistance protein MarB, with product MKPLLSAMITALIVFSAQGFAEQTTQPTVIPCGDEVIVPPSQEQPPFDLNHMGTGSDKSDALGVPYYNQHAM from the coding sequence ATGAAACCACTTTTATCCGCAATGATAACCGCGCTTATTGTCTTTTCTGCGCAAGGCTTTGCGGAACAAACCACGCAGCCGACGGTTATTCCCTGTGGTGATGAAGTGATTGTTCCCCCATCGCAGGAACAACCACCATTCGATTTAAATCACATGGGTACAGGCAGTGATAAGTCGGATGCGCTGGGCGTGCCCTATTATAATCAACACGCCATGTAG
- the marA gene encoding MDR efflux pump AcrAB transcriptional activator MarA, with amino-acid sequence MSRRNTDAITIHSILDWIEDNLESPLSLEKVSERSGYSKWHLQRMFKKETGHSLGQYIRSRKMTEIAQKLKESNEPILYLAERYGFESQQTLTRTFKNYFDVPPHKYRMANIQGESRFLHPLNHYNS; translated from the coding sequence ATGTCCAGACGCAACACTGACGCTATTACCATTCATAGCATTTTGGACTGGATCGAGGACAACCTGGAATCGCCACTGTCACTGGAGAAAGTGTCAGAGCGTTCGGGTTACTCCAAATGGCACCTGCAACGGATGTTTAAAAAAGAAACCGGCCATTCATTAGGCCAATATATCCGCAGCCGAAAGATGACAGAAATCGCGCAAAAGCTGAAAGAAAGCAACGAGCCGATACTCTATCTGGCAGAACGTTATGGTTTCGAGTCCCAGCAAACGCTGACCCGAACCTTCAAAAACTACTTTGATGTTCCGCCGCATAAATACCGGATGGCTAATATTCAGGGCGAATCGCGCTTTTTACATCCATTAAATCATTACAATAGCTAG
- the marR gene encoding multiple antibiotic resistance transcriptional regulator MarR codes for MKSTSDLFNEIIPLGRLIYMVNQKKDRLLNDYLSPLDITAAQFKVLCSIRCAACITPVELKKVLSVDLGALTRMLDRLVCKGWVERLPNPNDKRGVLVKLTASGAAICEQCHQLVGQDLHQELTKNLTADEVATLEHLLKKVLP; via the coding sequence GTGAAAAGTACCAGCGACCTGTTCAATGAAATCATCCCCTTGGGTCGCTTAATCTATATGGTTAATCAGAAGAAAGACCGTCTGCTTAACGATTATCTGTCTCCGCTGGATATCACTGCGGCACAGTTTAAGGTGCTCTGCTCTATCCGCTGCGCAGCGTGCATTACGCCGGTTGAACTGAAAAAAGTGTTGTCGGTCGACCTGGGGGCACTGACCCGTATGCTGGATCGCCTGGTCTGTAAAGGCTGGGTGGAACGGTTGCCAAACCCGAATGACAAGCGCGGCGTGCTGGTAAAACTCACCGCCAGCGGCGCAGCAATATGTGAACAATGCCATCAATTAGTTGGCCAGGATCTGCATCAAGAATTAACAAAAAACCTGACGGCGGACGAAGTGGCAACGCTTGAGCATTTGCTTAAGAAAGTCCTGCCGTAA
- the marC gene encoding NAAT family transporter MarC, giving the protein MLDLFKAISLGLVVLLPLANPLTTVALFLGLAGNMNSAERNRQSLMASVYVFAIMMVAYYAGQLVMDTFGISIPGLRIAGGLIVAFIGFRMLFPQQKATDSPEAKSKSEELEDEPSANIAFVPLAMPSTAGPGTIAMIISSASTVRQSSTFADWVLMVAPPLIFFLVAVILWGSLRSSGAIMRLVGKGGIEAISRLMGFLLVCMGVQFIINGILEIIKTYH; this is encoded by the coding sequence ATGTTAGATTTGTTTAAAGCAATTAGTCTGGGGCTGGTGGTGTTGCTGCCGTTAGCCAACCCATTAACGACAGTCGCGTTATTTCTTGGCCTGGCGGGCAACATGAACAGCGCCGAACGTAACCGCCAGTCGTTGATGGCCTCGGTATACGTATTTGCCATCATGATGGTGGCGTATTACGCCGGGCAACTGGTGATGGATACGTTCGGCATTTCGATTCCCGGTCTACGTATTGCTGGGGGGTTAATTGTTGCATTTATCGGTTTCCGTATGCTCTTTCCCCAGCAAAAGGCAACGGATTCACCGGAAGCAAAAAGCAAATCGGAAGAGCTGGAAGATGAACCCAGCGCCAATATTGCTTTTGTGCCACTGGCAATGCCAAGTACCGCCGGACCGGGAACCATTGCGATGATCATTAGCTCGGCGTCAACGGTGCGTCAGAGTTCAACCTTCGCGGACTGGGTGCTGATGGTTGCGCCGCCGCTGATCTTTTTCCTGGTGGCGGTCATTTTGTGGGGAAGTCTACGTAGCTCCGGTGCCATTATGCGGCTGGTGGGGAAAGGGGGAATTGAAGCGATCTCCCGCCTGATGGGCTTCTTGCTGGTTTGTATGGGCGTGCAATTTATTATTAACGGCATCCTGGAAATTATTAAAACTTACCATTAA